Proteins encoded in a region of the Brassica napus cultivar Da-Ae chromosome C9 unlocalized genomic scaffold, Da-Ae chrC09_Random_2, whole genome shotgun sequence genome:
- the LOC125595057 gene encoding ATP synthase subunit beta, chloroplastic has translation MRINPTTSDPAVSIREKNNLGRIAQIIGPVLDVAFPPGKMPNIYNALVVKGRDTLGQEINVTCEVQQLLGNNRVRAVAMSATEGLKRGMDVVDMGNPLSVPVGGATLGRIFNVLGEPVDNLGPVDTLTTSPIHKSAPAFIDLDTTLSIFETGIKVVDLLAPYRRGGKIGLFGGAGVGKTVLIMELINNIAKAHGGVSVFGGVGERTREGNDLYMEMKESGVINELNLADSKVALVYGQMNEPPGARMRVGLTALTMAEYFRDVNEQDVLLFIDNIFRFVQAGSEVSALLGRMPSAVGYQPTLSTEMGSLQERITSTKKGSITSIQAVYVPADDLTDPAPATTFAHLDATTVLSRGLAAKGIYPAVDPLDSTSTMLQPRIVGEEHYETAQQVKQTLQRYKELQDIIAILGLDELSEEDRLTVARARKIERFLSQPFFVAEVFTGSPGKYVGLAETIRGFNLILSGEFDSLPEQAFYLVGNIDEATAKATNLEMESKLKK, from the coding sequence atgagaaTAAATCCTACTACTTCGGATCCAGCGGTTTCAATACGTGAAAAAAACAACCTGGGACGTATTGCCCAAATCATTGGTCCGGTACTGGATGTAGCCTTTCCCCCGGGCAAGATGCCTAATATTTACAATGCTCTGGTGGTTAAGGGTCGAGATACGCTTGGTCAAGAAATTAATGTGACTTGTGAAGTACAGCAATTATTAGGAAACAACCGAGTTAGAGCTGTAGCTATGAGCGCGACCGAGGGTTTAAAGAGAGGGATGGACGTGGTTGATATGGGAAATCCTCTAAGTGTTCCAGTCGGCGGAGCGACTCTAGGACGAATTTTCAATGTACTTGGGGAACCTGTTGATAATTTAGGTCCTGTCGATACTCTCACAACATCTCCTATCCATAAATCCGCGCCTGCTTTTATAGACTTAGATACAACCTTATCTATTTTTGAAACAGGAATTAAAGTAGTAGATCTTTTGGCCCCTTATCGTCGTGGGGGAAAAATCGGACTATTCGGTGGGGCTGGCGTGGGTAAAACAGTACTAATTATGGAATTGATCAACAACATTGCCAAAGCTCATGGTGGTGTATCCGTATTTGGTGGAGTAGGCGAACGAACTCGTGAAGGAAATGATCTTTACATGGAAATGAAAGAATCTGGAGTCATTAATGAACTAAACCTTGCGGACTCCAAAGTAGCCCTAGTCTACGGTCAGATGAATGAACCGCCGGGAGCTCGTATGAGAGTTGGTCTGACTGCCTTAACTATGGCAGAATATTTCCGAGATGTTAATGAGCAAGACGTACTTCTATTTATCGACAATATCTTCCGTTTTGTACAAGCAGGATCCGAGGTATCCGCTTTATTGGGTAGAATGCCTTCTGCTGTGGGTTACCAACCCACCCTTAGTACCGAAATGGGTTCTTTACAAGAAAGAATTACTTCTACGAAAAAAGGGTCCATAACCTCTATTCAAGCAGTTTATGTACCTGCAGACGATTTGACTGACCCTGCTCCTGCCACCACATTTGCACATTTAGATGCGACTACCGTACTATCAAGAGGATTAGCTGCTAAAGGTATCTATCCAGCGGTAGATCCTTTAGATTCAACGTCAACTATGCTACAACCTCGAATCGTTGGCGAGGAACATTATGAAACTGCGCAACaagtaaagcaaactttacaacGTTACAAGGAGCTTCAGGACATTATAGCTATCCTGGGGTTGGACGAATTATCCGAAGAGGATCGCTTAACCGTCGCAAGAGCACGAAAGATTGAGCGTTTCTTATCACAACCTTTTTTCGTAGCAGAAGTATTTACAGGTTCTCCGGGAAAATATGTTGGGCTAGCGGAAACAATTAGAGGGTTTAATTTGATCCTTTCCGGAGAATTTGATTCTCTTCCTGAACAGGCCTTTTACTTAGTGGGTAACATCGATGAAGCTACTGCGAAGGCTACGAACTTAGAAATGGAGAGTAAATTGAAGAAATGA